The genomic region aattatttatcatGAGAAGTAACGCCATTATTACATTACTCAGATATGGATTAATATTAATAGGAAcgacaacagaaaaaaaatgtatctaGGTGAACGTGAGCATACTCTTAGTTGAAAGGCTTTGGTCGAAATCGAAATTGTGTTTCTATCCGGAAGACGGTGCAAGATACGTATAAACTTTAATCTCCCTTACTGTGTAGACTTAACAGATTCGCATCGTAAACAAGAACGGATCACAATGATAAACtaaattctttctttctttaaaaAGGATTTAACTTACGAGTTGAGTAGCGGAAAGTGGAACAGCGaaagcatttttatttttattttattctgtAAAGGTTAGTTTTAAACTTTGTTCCATTCGAAGTAATTGAAGAGGTCTGTGTCTATACATTATCTGAATCATGAAAttcttttagatttttttttatctatctaggtgaaataatagcagtgaaaatgtgctattatttcgccgccggtagataaaatagcgtattcacctctgtccaaatgtttatttggacacttggggttataacattcgccttcggctcatgcaataactccccaagtgtctaaataaacatgtggacagaggtgaataatctactattattacGACGAGTTGATTGCCTCGTCTGTTGTgattatatattttatttggttttcTGTTTAACTTTGATTGAAAGAGTTTGCTGACCTTACCTTAGAACGTAAACATAATCAATAACTAACACCGATGCAGCTCTTGCTAACACTCATTGATGTCCTTGACAGGTTCCGTCCAATGTGTTTGTTTTTACTATTTATAAGTAATTTTCGCGAATTACAAAGATGAACTTTGAAGCTATCGATACTAGCGGGACGAAACGATGTCTAAGTACTTCAGGTAATATGACTTTGACAAATTGCTTTTCGATTGTTTTAACGCGGTTAACTTGACTAAGAcggaaaaatttgtaaatgaaaatgccGATGGCGAAACCCAATTTTTAGAAGAGATCTCTTCGATTCTGGCCgggaatttttaattatgaaCCTTCATTCTATGAGCCCGATGTGTCTTTTGGTAGCCAGTGCGGTCGGGCTGCTAACTCTTGGTCCATGACGAGATAGTTGACTTGTCAAAGCGAGACCGATTCTCTCTTTTCATTTACAGCTTGTATTACCAATACTGCTGAGAATGGAAGCCAATCATGAAAATACAAACGAATTGAGACCGTAAGGGCCTCCTATTTCGTACTAAAACAACCTTAGACCAAAAAGTAgtcacaaattatttaaatcgCATACAAGTTGATATTGTAGTATGATGTATATATATCGAGTTTAGATGAGGTCATTCAAGTTGTTCACACGCACTTTTGTGGGGTAGATAAAGCATACGactcatacatttttaatttcttttttgttccaTGCAAATAATAGTTAGGTTTATGTACACGTACACCgtggaaaatattcattttttagtGCTAGTCCAACGTTTATCCATACGGGGCGAGTGAGAGTTCGATAAATTAGGATGTGTGCTGACAAAGTGCAACTCAGAATTGTATTGTTCACTAAACCAAAAATCAATTCAGTGCATCGGATTTACTGTACGTTTTGATATAGATATAAGAGAATACTGGTTAGGGCTCATCGCTTTCATTGTTAACGtggtcaataacagatgacgaGGTGTTACCTCAGGTTAATAACATGAATTGGATCGAATGATACACGAAGAGAAGACATACCACTTCCAAATATGCAATGTGATagcaattttcattaaacttACACTCGTAAACTAATGTCTGCTCATAGAGCTAATTAGTTGCTATGTTGCGAATAACAATTTCAATGGTTAGTTATTGCTATGTCCTTTATAATTTACTAATCTGACAAGAGTAAATTGGTAACATGACAGAATGTTTGTTTCTAACAACGACCATTATGGtgattgtttcattttatttgacctTTGATGAACTGTCTACTTTAATCTTTTCCACCATAAATAGTTATCTAGCACTTTATAAGCCTCCAGATGTGTAATTGTGACACGAGGTCacaacgatttatgcaacaggcatctaaagtttgcaaattttgcacattatgatactgagttgcataaatatttttgggcaCCAGATAGATTTGCCACTCTAGGCATTATCTCAAAAATATcgacgaaagttttacttttcgtcacttatCAATACTTATCATTTTACAGTATAGTTGTTATTCAGCCATCAGTACAGCTTCTATTCTGTTAATATATTGCTGATTGAGTACCTATCAAGCTTACTGGAAATGGTCGACGAAATAAATGGTAgtccataaaaataaaaagggAAACTCTACCTCGCTCGATGGTGCTGGTAATGGTCAGCATAGCACGAAAGACGTAAAGGAAAATGTTGAGATAATTTGTTTTACGAGCCACTTTTTTGGAGgtcatttttcataattttgtaCACTGAAGAACGATTTGAATATTGCGTGCGTTACTGtactaaatgaaaataactTCGTATTTTCTTGTAACAACAGGTTATTCAGATAAGAAACGTACGTTTTTATGATATAAAACGGGCAAGCCCGTCGTTGATTCAAACATCCAGTCAATAAATTATGAGAACTGTCTGGGTGAACTGTTTTCGGGGGTTGTAAAGTTTGAATTGACTGGAGTTTAAAAAACGGCCGGTACGGTCATTACTCTCATATATAATAAAACTCGTAAAGGAACTGCACCTGCAAACGAGAGACGATAGGACTGCGACTCGGAAAGAGTTGTACACAGAAAAAGAGGGAATTTAAAATCTAGCTGTTTTCCCCCTTGCAAAATCTCTACAAACGCTTCCACAGTTCGTGTTGTCGGAAAGTAGTAATGTTATCCACTTTTTCATGCCggaatatattttattgttacCCATTTATCAgtaccaaaaatatttcgcttTACAACATAGTTCATTTACTTAAGCCACAACCAATGTTTCCGCAACGAAGTCCTCAAAAGTATGCCTCATTTTTCATCATTAATCAACATCACAGAGGAAAGTGagcttttaaatttcaaatataaacTCGAATCGTATGCGGAGCGGTTATATagccaaaaaatatatttcgtaCACAAATTTTAGCatgcgatttttttattaccgTAAATGTATACTAATCACTAAGCTCGTCCGTGTAAGCCGGATGAGAAAATTCGATccgttggatttttttttctgtcaaattaaaattcggtttttcGAAGAGCAAGTCATCTGTTTGTATCTCGTATTTCAAGTTtgaatgattttcgttttgctaagaaaaaaaatttatttctatcaCGTTTTATATGTTCTATCGATGTTCTATCGCAGTGTGTTATGTTCCTAAATTGAGTGTACCAGTTGTATTGAgtttaattacgaaaattttgGTGCACGTAAATACACAATGAGGTGAATTTAGAGTTATCTAATGAATATTTCTTTGTTGTTGCTCGAATCCGATGATATTCATCCACCATATACATGTCTTGTTAAGTTATTCTGTTGTTCATTGCTTAGAAACAATGGAAGGAAATGAATGCCCAAGTCATCAGCCGAGTAGCTTTTCGATGATTTCCTTTTTGTATCGATTCCATCTGCACGACCTTCTATAATCTTCCAATATAGCTTCTGGTCCCGGAATGGTCACCGtataaaaaattttggttcttTACATttggatgaagaaaaaaaaatcaaatcccGAATAAAGTTAACAGTCCAAGATTACCTGTTCCAAATATTACCAATATTCTGGGCCCGTTCTAGCAGCCAAAACGTTGGAATCTCAAGACACTGTACAATATTTTTAGCCACAATCGAACGTTCGACCATATCCTCGCCAATCGAGAATATCGATCCAGCGCTTAATGTAGCAATATCCACGAATATCACCTGTTTCTATTTAATACGATCCGgggtggtttttttttatcgaaataatttctcttttaaattcaattattattcAAATGCAATCTTTTTTACCGTTTCCTGTAGATTTCTGTGGTTTTCTATGGATTTCCAATTATTAGAATATCtatgaaaagaaaagtttgtGTATTCCCATGACAGCAAAAGAAACTGCATCttatttttctctttgtaTCATCGTTGCTGCTGACatgttttcctttaaactATATATGATTATGCGAGTAAGGTGCACTAGTCTATATTCTTCATGTATTTAGATTTAATGTAGCACACTAGGGAATACATCCCGTTAGAATTGAGTGTGGCATGCAGATgctttttgaagaaattttgaaattcgtttGTTAGAGTAATTAAACTGAAATGAATTGTTTCTGGAGTACGGACAGTAAGCTGAAGGAAAATGCACAACAATGCATGGACAGTGATTGTCTAAGCTAGCTGTACGATTATTGTTAGATAGAAACTCAACATACATTGACCACAAAACTATTGGTGAGATTTACGTAACAGGCAAAGTTAAACACTGTTCTAACAGACATAGCTAGCACGGTATCCTTAAAAACATAAAGGTGTTGGTGTAGATTATCATGCAGAAGGAGAACCTTTGACTGAGAGTTTTTCAACCCAACAATTATGTGTtatataaatcaaaaaattgtaaccATAAAAGAAGCGCTCACGAAatcttttctttgtttttcttcttctcctcAATCGAATCAAGTGTTGTTTGATTATACTATACATACTTTTGCCTATCTTCGAAACGAACGTGACCCAATGGCATTCTTGTGGCATCAGTTCGGTCAAGACGTTTTTGAGGTAAAACTTTCGAATTATTTGTATGTTTACGTACATCACGCATCACAATATTATGCTTCTGGTTGTTGGTTTTCGGATGGTACTagcaaagaagaaaaattccaatagaaattattttatgcaCGATGCAGACCCCAAAACACAAACCGGTATTTCTATACACTGCAATATCATACATTGACCACTGATGATAAGAAATGTGTTGTTACGCTGACCGTCTCCACCATCGTATATAACATCGTCCACATtgtattgttttattttggaGAACGTACAGCATTCAGTTATCTGAAGATAGATGGTATTACAGTAACAATGTAACGATGATGTGGGCTGTGCGTACTTGTTGCTCTGCGAAATGGGCAAAGTAATAACTGAATCTTCGTAAAGCTGTTTTAATATTGTCCCAATGCAACGTTAGAGTTTTCCGTAATTCGTCACTCAAATCGTCTTTGTAGATGTACAGCAGTTCGGTGTTGACTggtcatttaatttttgaaattgattaaatgaTGGCTATAAAATGTCGTTGGTTTAATTAACACCTCGTCTCATAATGAGTCTAATTTGgttaattgttgttttttatagGACCATTTCATCACACCTAATTTGCTAAAGAGTGGTTGAAAGGGTAGGGTATATCGTTACTAAATACATTCGTTTTGTTGTCTTGTAGAAATGAcagcaaaacattttcattttcccacAGTGTTCTCGGTTTATCATCGATGCTATTTGTTCTCCCATTGTGTTTATTCGTATCTAAACTAACTTTATCCGTTTGAATGAATTAGGATGGTGAAACGCATCATCACCATCACGCATGTTACTCTATCTCACTTTTCTTTGCATCATCAATCTCAAAAGTAAATTTCTTTTCGCCTATAAATTCAAAAGTCTCTTTCATTTAAAGGTGAACAAGACCGTGGTATACTCATTGGCTTTCGTTTACAAAGTTTCGGATGAGTTTGCCGGATCAATTATTGATACAAACTTTTATGTTTGCAATAGATGCTCGATTGTAACGATGGTCTATGAACCCATAAGTACTACGATAAGTTCCGTTTTTGTCgattataaattttgttggaaGGATACTTAACAACTCAATCGACATAAAGCGAAAAAGTTTAGtcggaaataatttatttgtaaataaacGCAAACTTGTACGTCTATTTTTATCTGTCCATTGTGAAATCCCgcatttccaacaaaaaaaaatccaataaaataCTTACTGGCAGTTGTACATGATACAGTTCTCTTATCACCGAAAATAACTCCATCAAGGCCGAACACATCACCAGGTACAAGAGCATATCGTACATCATCAATCCATTTACCGTCACCCTAAAGTTTACCCatcaaattaatcaatttcTGGTGTgatcaaattcaattatgcGATGAATTTATACAATTGAATAGACCCGTTTACTGACAGTAACCTCGCCAtcgagtaaaaaataaatcgcaCTGGCATAATGTCCTTCACGTGTAAGCAGTCTGCCCGAATTGAAGTAGGAAAAGTTGCATGATTTCACCAAACAGTCTTGGAATTTCTATTTATTGGGTGACGGGGGATGGGGTGTTAAATAGTTTgttgaatgaaaacaaaaaaaaaatcttagaacGAAAATTACTTGCGgaataatttgaaaacattttaatgagTTTACGGTTGATTTCAAGTGCTCTCGGTCTTTTTCGTTTCGATATTGATCGGGtgtattgaaaattgttttgtcctACAGACATTATTATGTCAATTACGAAAAGACGGTTCGCCGTTCGTGGAAAGATTTCAATGTGATATTAAAGAGAAACGACACGAACCTTGAGTGTTAATATTCCTTTAACTCCAGAACGTCGTACAATTATCGATATATTTCGTCGGGGATTTGTACCGATTTGTCTATCTTCAATTTCGTTCAGCCACTTTGCGTTCGCCATAACTTTTCTACCCAATGACCGAAAACGATATCTTGCCTGAAGGCGTCTTTTCAAAATCTCCTCCTATAACAGAATATATTTGTACGATGTGCCGTGcggaatttttcaattgatcaTTACTTGGTCCTCATCCGGTTTTAAATCCATATTTCTACTGAAGTTAAAATACCGCCTGACGAAAGTCGCTACGAAACGATTGCtggaaatatatattttcttgtGGCTACTACGGTATTAATTACAGACACTGAAATTCAAATGCTTTTTGATGGGACGTATAATGATCAGGAATTAGTGAATACTATGCCAGAGAAAAACAGTCATTCCCGTTCTCAACACCGACACCAGACACCagcattttttcatttaaatttcactcTTCCTCTTCATAACAAAACCAGCGTATAGCAATTAACTCTATCCCATATTCTTATCCACTTTAATGCAAtctaaaaatagaatttgtttgttgatCCAATTAATTAAGGGAATTTATCGGACAGGTTTATGGacaacaaaaaggaaatatgGATTAGCCGTATCCTTCCTGTTAATATAGTCAAATGAGAGAGTTTTTATTCTAAtagaaaaatgggaaaaagcaaaaaaaaaacattttacatctGCAGGGTACTCTGCAGAATTATAGAACAAATATAACCGCCAGAGGCTGGATGAATTTATTGAACTTAACCTCTATTATCTACAATTCTACAAAGACTATTTCAGTTGTATGTTAAGTTGTTGTTTCATTTCCGTTAGTTGCACGATCATGAACTAAATTAAAGTtcataaagttgaaatttaacTGTTAAATGAATTGGGAATCGACAACAAGACCATTATAGTAAACAGCAAGCACTCATGGTCCCTGCTTGAACAGTGGACAttaattccattttaaatattatgtTTGTAAAGGATATGAGAGTCGATTCCAGCAAATAACATCTTTTGGTTTTCTCTTGGGATCGGTATTTTTCCATAAAAGGAGaagaaaaacatcaatttaaaAGTTTAACCCAACATTATGGGTGCAAGTTGTGACTTCTTTCACGTTTTTTTACCGTAATgggaataatttttaattggatGGATGGCGCGTTCACagtttttgtataatttccacaatattttgtataaataaatatactTCACAGCATGAAACACTCTCAAAAGTTGTAGGGTAAACGACGACGCATTTATGGTACTTCACCGTAACTATATCTAGAAAAACAAGTAGCTTATGCAAGAAACAGTCTGTAAGAAGATTGGTTTCACATCAGCTATTAAGTGCGTTTATTTCACTGAGTAGTGCGTAATATTGAGCGACTTAGAAAAGAACTCTGCAGTGACTTCAAGTTGACCACTTAATGCCCTAaggtgaaataaaaaaagaagctAGAAACGACTTAGACATAATTCTGATTGTCGCCGACTCCAGTATCTCGCTCTGATGAATAATGGATTTCCTTCTGCTAGCAAATTTTGATGGGAGGTTTCTCAAGacttatttttgtgaattttaaatcTTAAAGTTTTCAGAATATTTCGgagttttcagaatttttcagaaataaaattcccaCAAATAAATCCAGCTGATGATTGCGTAATGGTCGCTATAACTCTGTGGAACAGCGAGTTCAATAATTCATGAATTGAGAGCGAACctgataaaaacaaattcaatagaAACAGTTAGGCGTTAGTAAAGCACCGGCgaaatttacatataaattaaatttaatcaggaAAAGCGTTACGAATAGAACTTTTTCGCGCTCTGCTTTACTCTATATGAGCGGAAACTTACTACTTATATGAAACTGAAACTTAAAATCAGATTGGGGAATTAGTTCGATACACGCAACGGTTTATTAATATGTCGTTTCCTCACTTTAAATCTCTAAGTTTGACTACACGCTACTAcaactttttatttacgtttttttcagcttttcttttgttacCGGTATAATAAACTATTTTCTTCAATCTGTTGATATGTAAATACTTCtcacacaaattttcttttaacactcaccaaaaaaaaatacttttctttCTGCCAATTTTCTATAGGATTCTTCGCACAGAACTGCAAAATATTCGTAGAAAGGGTGCTTTAAGGACATGTGGATCTCTTGATCGACCTAATATTGAATCGAATCAATCTTGTTCAAGATGCCGAATCGAATTGGGTAAAGTAATCAATAGAGGAGCCACGTGCCGCTGTTGTAGATTACGTGTATGCAAAAGTTGtagagaatttttcaattattcgaCGGATTGGGTTTGCCTGGTTTGCCATAAGCAGATGTGAGTCTcttgaattgtttttcttatgtgttatacaaaaaaaaatgaattgagaTATATCTATCTGTTATATAAATGTCAGCTTTTCGTTTCTGCTTTCTTAAATGTTTCGATATTTGTAGTATAATATTATTCTGCTCGTTTGCTTTTCAATCATGTTTTGAGTGGTACATTAAATATAATAACACGCATATATTATGTAAATATCCGTActttatttcagttttttggAGTCCCGTACAAAGTACTGAGAGCTATTAGGTTTTATGTGCCGTGTGTAACCCTTGGAGATCCGACGGAGGAGTAGAGATACCACTTgtaaatcttttcaaaaaatttcagttgaaGTTCAAagattagcaaaatcggtcgAATGGGTCTAGAGATATGGTCAACTGAGTGTCGTTTTAGAAAGTTTCATAAAGtttgtggaaaatatttacataagggatggtaataaacgaaCGTTGTTAGTTTTTGATTtagcgttaaaaataattccatttaCCAATTGGTGCCAATTTGATGAATACAACAGTTGATAGAATTAAACTATTTGTAACGGGAAAAATTCCAGTGGTCGTCCCATATAAtggtcgaatataatttaTCTTTAAACATAAGTATCAATTCAAAACCACGAAATGAAAAGCCATGATTATACAAATAAGGGTAATGAAGTTTAGAGAATCATGAGCCATTGAAGTCCGTAAAATAGCAGGCGAAtgtttaatttgtttgttaatCTAGGCAACtttaacagattttcattttttaaaaagctTAAGTCCATTATTCTGACAATAGTTTTTGTCCTGAGTAATTTTGACGGAATGCCGAGTGAAATGCAATTATATGGTAGAAATTAGTAGGCATACGTATCGCACTAGGTATAATGTACCACGTACTAGGCAAAAAATTAGCACTAGGTAATCGCGTCGACCCAGGCGAAGCACAGGTTCGCACGGGGCTAACATTATAGCGATCTGCTACGTTCTCAACTGTTTGTTTttctattattattattattatttcaaaaaagatGGAAATCGATTAAATCTCACAAAAGATGAACAAAGATGATATAcagaaaaataacaaataatcATTTAAATGCTTCCAGTCATATTCCACTATATTATATATCGACCACTTCTTTTCGATGCATAAAATCTATGATGATATTATTCCATCATATATGATTTTCTCTCTCGATTATCTTTTTCtagaaattttaacttttactgCACAAAATGGTCCTCTCGATCCGATGacgagaaagaaagaaaaattattctcaacaacttcaaaattatcaataaGTAGAACCAGGCTGAAAATCATCAGAAAAATCTACTTGACTTGAAGGACAATTTAGCTAAAAAGATCTACTGACACGAATTTTAGCTTctaatcattttaaatttcgaccGAAGAACCTAAAGCTAAAACTTAGAAATCACTTAGAACTTCTCATCGCACGTCACTTGAGTTGATTTCGCAGAAAATGTTGGTCAAGTAGTGTGACATAAAAGGAAATATTAGTGAGTGAATATGACATTAATCAACATGTATGTAGGTCGTGCAAGTTAACTTTAGTGAAGTATAAGATTTTTCCTAACTATTGgtgaaatatcgcgactttgtcgcctccggctcgtgcCCGTTCAGTCGCTAATTACGCCTTTCAGCATGCGTTGGAAAAATAACTATCTATTGTATCTATTGTACAAAATACAACTCAAGGTAGTGGAAGTGTCGGTTGACACGTTTCGTAGGAGGAAAGTGATCCTAGAACTTTCCGCTGCAATTTCTGTAAGGTAAATCCACTTTTGTACATGAAAGATATTTCTTCGCTGTAATACAAGCTAACTCTAGTGAAGTaacagtattttacatgactagggataaaaagatgaaaagtagggtagaggtcaataaacacacgaaaacgagacttttcatttttatcccgagttatgtaatggagtttacatgctgagggcttcGAAAgcagtgcttgaaacatgaaaagtacggttttcgacacatgtagcatgtaatagtacattactatgcaagggaagtaaagtgatatctcgtatccagatgagaaaaagtatccgagggcggcagcccgaggtacttttactcatcgtgatacgagatataactttattttccgtgtgtagtacgacgttttactatgcgagtgatgtaaagtttattgcctata from Bradysia coprophila strain Holo2 chromosome X unlocalized genomic scaffold, BU_Bcop_v1 contig_416, whole genome shotgun sequence harbors:
- the LOC119069968 gene encoding uncharacterized protein LOC119069968 isoform X2, whose translation is MDLKPDEDQEILKRRLQARYRFRSLGRKVMANAKWLNEIEDRQIGTNPRRNISIIVRRSGVKGILTLKDKTIFNTPDQYRNEKDREHLKSTVNSLKCFQIIPQKFQDCLVKSCNFSYFNSGRLLTREGHYASAIYFLLDGEVTVSKRVYSIGDGKWIDDVRYALVPGDVFGLDGVIFGDKRTVSCTTAINTELLYIYKDDLSDELRKTLTLHWDNIKTALRRFSYYFAHFAEQQITECCTFSKIKQYNVDDVIYDGGDGQRNNTFLIISGQCMILQCIEIPYHPKTNNQKHNIVMRDVRKHTNNSKVLPQKRLDRTDATRMPLGHVRFEDRQKYSNNWKSIENHRNLQETKQVIFVDIATLSAGSIFSIGEDMVERSIVAKNIVQCLEIPTFWLLERAQNIGNIWNRTKIFYTVTIPGPEAILEDYRRSCRWNRYKKEIIEKLLG
- the LOC119069968 gene encoding uncharacterized protein LOC119069968 isoform X3 — protein: MDLKPDEDQEEILKRRLQARYRFRSLGRKVMANAKWLNEIEDRQIGTNPRRNISIIVRRSGVKGILTLKDKTIFNTPDQYRNEKDREHLKSTVNSLKCFQIIPQKFQDCLVKSCNFSYFNSGRLLTREGHYASAIYFLLDGEVTGDGKWIDDVRYALVPGDVFGLDGVIFGDKRTVSCTTAINTELLYIYKDDLSDELRKTLTLHWDNIKTALRRFSYYFAHFAEQQITECCTFSKIKQYNVDDVIYDGGDGQRNNTFLIISGQCMILQCIEIPYHPKTNNQKHNIVMRDVRKHTNNSKVLPQKRLDRTDATRMPLGHVRFEDRQKYSNNWKSIENHRNLQETKQVIFVDIATLSAGSIFSIGEDMVERSIVAKNIVQCLEIPTFWLLERAQNIGNIWNRTKIFYTVTIPGPEAILEDYRRSCRWNRYKKEIIEKLLG
- the LOC119069968 gene encoding uncharacterized protein LOC119069968 isoform X1, which translates into the protein MDLKPDEDQEEILKRRLQARYRFRSLGRKVMANAKWLNEIEDRQIGTNPRRNISIIVRRSGVKGILTLKDKTIFNTPDQYRNEKDREHLKSTVNSLKCFQIIPQKFQDCLVKSCNFSYFNSGRLLTREGHYASAIYFLLDGEVTVSKRVYSIGDGKWIDDVRYALVPGDVFGLDGVIFGDKRTVSCTTAINTELLYIYKDDLSDELRKTLTLHWDNIKTALRRFSYYFAHFAEQQITECCTFSKIKQYNVDDVIYDGGDGQRNNTFLIISGQCMILQCIEIPYHPKTNNQKHNIVMRDVRKHTNNSKVLPQKRLDRTDATRMPLGHVRFEDRQKYSNNWKSIENHRNLQETKQVIFVDIATLSAGSIFSIGEDMVERSIVAKNIVQCLEIPTFWLLERAQNIGNIWNRTKIFYTVTIPGPEAILEDYRRSCRWNRYKKEIIEKLLG